A genomic stretch from Haloarchaeobius amylolyticus includes:
- a CDS encoding trans-sulfuration enzyme family protein: MNDGEHPSRFETLAVSHGEEPTPGEPQVGDVVSPIHLASTFALPGLDTEMSLEDIDPDEGEFVYSRLSNPTRHALEKRLAALEGGKHAFAFSSGTAAIASVVLSVVRPGDHIVAFDDLYAGTRRMFETLFASRLDVDVSFVDASQTENVADAVTDDTSMVWMETPTNPRMKMCDIAAIAEVADDAGAVFGVDNTFMSPYFQNPLDLGADVVAHSTTKYLNGHSDSVGGAVVMNDDELADELTFIQQIGLGDMLSPFDSYLLMRGIKTLPLRMRQHEANATVIAEYLEEHDLVETVFYPGLESHPQHDLASEQMHGYGGVLSFELAGELEDAKAFLEALEEFTLAVSLGGVESLIELPAGMTHEPVPKEEREALGITDTLVRVSVGIEHIDDLIDDLDRGFDVLAERLAVTA, translated from the coding sequence ATGAACGACGGGGAGCACCCGAGTCGCTTCGAAACGCTCGCAGTCAGCCACGGTGAGGAGCCCACGCCCGGCGAACCCCAGGTCGGCGACGTGGTCTCGCCCATCCACCTCGCGTCGACGTTCGCGCTCCCGGGCCTCGACACGGAGATGAGCCTGGAGGACATCGACCCCGACGAGGGCGAGTTCGTGTACTCGCGCCTCTCGAACCCCACCCGCCACGCCCTCGAGAAGCGCCTGGCCGCGCTGGAGGGCGGGAAGCACGCCTTCGCCTTCTCCTCGGGGACGGCCGCCATCGCCTCGGTCGTCCTCTCGGTCGTCCGACCCGGCGACCACATCGTCGCGTTCGACGACCTCTACGCCGGCACCCGCCGGATGTTCGAGACGCTGTTCGCGTCGCGCCTGGACGTGGACGTCTCGTTCGTCGACGCGAGCCAGACCGAGAACGTGGCCGACGCCGTCACCGACGACACCAGCATGGTCTGGATGGAGACGCCGACGAACCCGCGCATGAAGATGTGCGACATCGCGGCCATCGCCGAGGTGGCCGACGACGCGGGGGCGGTCTTCGGCGTCGACAACACCTTCATGAGCCCGTACTTCCAGAACCCGCTGGACCTCGGCGCCGACGTGGTCGCCCACAGCACCACGAAGTACCTCAACGGCCACTCCGACTCCGTCGGTGGGGCGGTCGTCATGAACGACGACGAGCTGGCCGACGAACTCACCTTCATCCAGCAAATCGGCCTCGGCGACATGCTCTCGCCGTTCGACAGCTACCTCCTCATGCGCGGCATCAAGACGCTCCCCCTGCGCATGCGTCAGCACGAGGCGAACGCGACGGTCATCGCGGAGTACCTCGAAGAGCACGACCTCGTCGAGACCGTCTTCTACCCCGGGCTGGAGAGCCACCCACAACACGACCTCGCCAGCGAGCAGATGCACGGGTACGGCGGCGTCCTGAGCTTCGAACTCGCGGGCGAACTCGAAGACGCGAAGGCGTTCCTCGAGGCACTGGAGGAGTTCACGCTCGCCGTCTCGCTCGGGGGCGTCGAGTCCCTCATCGAACTCCCGGCGGGGATGACCCACGAGCCGGTCCCGAAGGAGGAACGCGAGGCCCTGGGTATCACGGACACCCTCGTCCGCGTCTCGGTCGGCATCGAGCACATCGACGACCTCATCGACGATCTCGACCGTGGCTTCGACGTGCTCGCGGAGCGACTGGCCGTGACGGCCTGA
- a CDS encoding deoxyhypusine synthase encodes MSDDDTKDNVIPGSEEELATPDVRGYDFEGEFDLTELLASYETTGFQATHLAEAIDIVKRMRDEGATIYLTYTSNIVSSGLRETLAYLCREDLVDVMITTSGSITEDVIKTEKPFKMGEWDVDEAAMRERGINRLGNIFVPSDRYVWLEEYLNDFFPDFFAEEKVRTPVEFSRELGETIDDEDSILANAADNDIPIFCPALTDAEVGNFLYYYKQGYDSEVGIEILQDYDDLIEEGLLADKTGLIVLGGGIPKHHAIMTNLFRGGADYAVYVSTGVEGDGSLSGAPPDEAVSWGKIKEDVTNHVEVKSEATLTVPLLVAEAFKKYEPQVGEDADEEEAEAVADDD; translated from the coding sequence ATGAGCGACGACGACACCAAGGACAACGTCATCCCGGGCTCCGAGGAGGAGCTCGCCACACCCGACGTGCGCGGGTACGACTTCGAGGGCGAGTTCGACCTCACGGAACTGCTCGCGTCCTACGAGACGACCGGCTTCCAGGCGACCCACCTCGCCGAGGCCATCGACATCGTGAAACGGATGCGCGACGAGGGCGCGACGATCTACCTCACCTACACCTCGAACATCGTCTCCTCGGGCCTGCGCGAGACGCTCGCGTACCTCTGCCGCGAGGACCTCGTCGACGTGATGATAACCACCTCCGGCTCCATCACCGAGGACGTCATCAAGACCGAGAAGCCGTTCAAGATGGGCGAGTGGGACGTCGACGAGGCCGCCATGCGCGAGCGCGGCATCAACCGCCTCGGCAACATCTTCGTCCCCTCGGACCGCTACGTCTGGCTGGAGGAGTACCTCAACGACTTCTTCCCTGACTTCTTCGCCGAGGAGAAGGTCCGCACGCCCGTCGAGTTCTCCCGCGAACTCGGCGAGACCATCGACGACGAGGACTCCATCCTCGCCAACGCCGCCGACAACGACATCCCCATCTTCTGCCCGGCGCTGACCGACGCCGAGGTCGGCAACTTCCTCTACTACTACAAGCAGGGCTACGACTCCGAGGTCGGCATCGAGATACTGCAGGACTACGACGACCTCATCGAGGAGGGCCTGCTCGCCGACAAGACCGGCCTCATCGTGCTGGGCGGCGGCATCCCGAAGCACCACGCCATCATGACGAACCTGTTCCGCGGCGGCGCCGACTACGCGGTGTACGTCTCGACCGGCGTCGAGGGCGACGGGTCGCTCTCGGGCGCGCCGCCGGACGAGGCCGTCTCGTGGGGCAAGATCAAGGAGGACGTGACCAACCACGTCGAGGTCAAGTCCGAGGCGACCCTCACCGTGCCGCTGCTCGTCGCGGAAGCGTTCAAGAAGTACGAGCCGCAGGTCGGCGAGGACGCCGACGAGGAAGAAGCCGAAGCCGTCGCGGACGACGACTGA
- a CDS encoding MFS transporter, with amino-acid sequence MTTRRDRIVLASVVFVVLLAQVLLYPGLDTLVAAFGGGAALEGGMWFLAVEFAAFVAFAGVWGAASDATGRRVPFVVAGTIGGGVGYALLALLPTVTTMPFWAVLVVRLFQGAATIGAFSLAMTMLMDLEGGHGRNMGAAGIAIGAGTALGAPLGGQLYEVGTLVPVAAASVLMFGVAVLATVAIDEREGPVDDTESTIWRALAGVRDTPILLVPYAFGFIDRLTAGFFALVGTLYFREVFELSPGATGLMLALFFAPFALLQYPFGVASDRIGRTVPVVAGSVCYGVAIVAVGLAPTVQLAGAAMVAVGVVGAMMSPATMALVTDLARDTERGVAMAGFNIFGSTGFLAGILVGGTVADRFGYEAAFLTAGGVEILLAAVTVPVFLRFRMRRETAVASSR; translated from the coding sequence GTGACAACCCGCCGCGACCGCATCGTCCTCGCGAGCGTCGTCTTCGTCGTGCTCCTCGCGCAGGTGTTGCTCTACCCGGGGCTCGACACGCTCGTCGCCGCCTTCGGCGGTGGGGCGGCGCTCGAGGGCGGGATGTGGTTCCTCGCGGTCGAGTTCGCCGCGTTCGTCGCCTTCGCCGGCGTCTGGGGCGCCGCCAGCGACGCGACCGGCCGCCGGGTGCCCTTCGTCGTCGCCGGGACCATCGGCGGCGGCGTGGGTTACGCCCTGCTCGCGCTCCTGCCGACCGTGACGACCATGCCGTTCTGGGCGGTGCTGGTCGTCCGGCTGTTCCAGGGCGCGGCCACCATCGGCGCGTTCTCGCTGGCGATGACGATGCTGATGGACCTCGAAGGTGGCCACGGCCGGAACATGGGCGCGGCCGGTATCGCCATCGGCGCCGGGACCGCCCTCGGCGCACCACTCGGCGGGCAGCTCTACGAGGTCGGCACGCTGGTCCCGGTCGCCGCCGCCAGCGTCCTCATGTTCGGGGTGGCGGTGCTGGCGACCGTCGCCATCGACGAGCGCGAGGGGCCGGTCGACGACACCGAGTCGACCATCTGGCGGGCGCTCGCCGGCGTCCGGGACACCCCCATCCTGCTCGTCCCCTACGCCTTCGGCTTCATCGACCGCCTGACCGCCGGGTTCTTCGCGCTCGTCGGCACGCTGTACTTCCGGGAGGTGTTCGAACTCAGCCCCGGCGCGACCGGGCTGATGCTCGCGCTCTTCTTCGCGCCCTTCGCACTCCTGCAGTACCCCTTCGGCGTCGCCTCCGACCGCATCGGCCGGACGGTTCCGGTCGTCGCGGGCTCGGTCTGCTACGGGGTCGCCATCGTCGCGGTCGGCCTCGCCCCGACGGTCCAGCTCGCGGGCGCCGCGATGGTCGCGGTCGGCGTGGTCGGCGCGATGATGTCGCCGGCGACGATGGCCCTCGTGACCGACCTCGCGCGCGACACCGAGCGCGGGGTCGCGATGGCCGGGTTCAACATCTTCGGGAGCACCGGCTTCCTCGCGGGCATCCTCGTCGGCGGGACCGTCGCCGACCGCTTCGGCTACGAGGCCGCGTTCCTCACCGCCGGTGGGGTCGAGATACTGCTGGCCGCGGTCACCGTCCCGGTCTTCCTGCGGTTCCGCATGCGCCGGGAGACGGCGGTCGCGTCGAGCCGGTGA
- the pdhA gene encoding pyruvate dehydrogenase (acetyl-transferring) E1 component subunit alpha yields MSQLLSDTEDDLHRVIDRDGSVVDGESVSLSDDTLLALYEDLKLARRFDRKAVALQRQGRMGTYPPIYGQEGAQVASVHALADEDWLFPSYRENGAMLARGVSMSKNLEYWMGSEAGNAALREKNVFTVTNPIATQIPLATGLAWGAKLKGDDRAALVHFGDGATSEGDFHEGMNFAGVFDAPVVFFCNNNQWAISVPRENQTASTTIAQKAVAYGFEGVRVDGMDPIAVYEVTRNAIEKAKNPGDEPAPTLIEAFQYRLGAHSTSDDPGVYRDEERTEEWRQLDPVPRFERFMVETGRLDQEAVDAIEQDIEDRLNEAVEEAESATTDPRHIFEHVYANQPKKLAEQQAYLEALREEFGDDALLEE; encoded by the coding sequence ATGTCTCAACTCCTCTCGGACACCGAAGACGACCTCCACCGGGTCATCGACCGCGATGGGTCGGTCGTCGATGGCGAATCGGTCTCGCTGTCCGACGACACGCTGCTGGCGCTGTACGAGGACCTGAAGTTGGCTCGTCGGTTCGACCGGAAGGCGGTCGCCCTCCAGCGACAGGGTCGGATGGGCACCTACCCGCCCATCTACGGTCAGGAGGGCGCACAGGTCGCGAGCGTCCACGCGCTCGCGGACGAGGACTGGCTGTTCCCGAGCTACCGGGAGAACGGCGCGATGCTCGCCCGGGGCGTCTCGATGTCGAAGAACCTGGAGTACTGGATGGGGTCGGAGGCCGGCAACGCGGCCCTGCGCGAGAAGAACGTCTTCACCGTCACGAACCCCATCGCGACGCAGATCCCCCTCGCGACCGGGCTGGCGTGGGGCGCGAAGCTCAAGGGCGACGACCGGGCCGCGCTGGTCCACTTCGGGGACGGTGCGACCTCCGAAGGGGACTTCCACGAGGGGATGAACTTCGCCGGCGTCTTCGACGCCCCCGTGGTCTTCTTCTGCAACAACAACCAGTGGGCCATCTCGGTCCCGCGGGAGAACCAGACCGCGAGCACCACCATCGCCCAGAAGGCCGTCGCCTACGGCTTCGAGGGCGTCCGCGTCGACGGGATGGACCCCATCGCCGTCTACGAGGTCACCCGGAACGCCATCGAGAAGGCGAAGAACCCCGGAGACGAGCCAGCGCCGACGCTCATCGAGGCGTTCCAGTACCGCCTCGGCGCGCACTCGACCTCCGACGACCCCGGCGTCTACCGCGACGAGGAGCGAACCGAGGAGTGGCGCCAGCTCGACCCCGTCCCGCGGTTCGAGCGGTTCATGGTCGAGACCGGCCGGCTCGACCAGGAGGCGGTCGACGCCATCGAGCAGGACATCGAGGACCGGCTGAACGAGGCCGTCGAAGAGGCGGAGTCCGCGACGACCGACCCGCGGCACATCTTCGAGCACGTGTACGCGAACCAGCCGAAGAAGCTCGCAGAACAGCAGGCGTACCTCGAGGCGCTCCGCGAGGAGTTCGGTGACGACGCGCTGCTAGAGGAGTAA
- a CDS encoding aryl-sulfate sulfotransferase — protein sequence MRQLPALDSWVVRAAVFVLVLALFAPAVGSAATYDPADQPSLQRGTVTSPASDTTVVSVQGFTFRGSTNNKKPARLVAAGERGITEWVHNSSKGKNAWFFDTDPLPNGNMLVVSPRSGKTVIYELNPDTGERVWERTFPFEDTHDADMLSEDELVISHMRAWDADNETSEDEIVVYNLTTDEVTWRWKYRDHFPADTDGGMNTDWSHSNDVDAIGDDRLLLSPRNFDQAVIVDMETKNITNRLGSDGDHSVLNEQHNPDYMVSDNGTPTLLVADSGNNRIVEYAYENGEWVRTWTVGQNTLNWPRDADRLPNGNTLVTDTLNHRVLEITPTGEVVWEYYATWGPYDAERLGTGDESVQEGPTIRDMGASGTYDITGSANLTAGGGDSVPFRASVQATFAGTPLSGYATEFATMWGHYAPWISPVWMTGWDMFYAILGGLMLVGWFGTEATVLSYRAVDRYRSSI from the coding sequence GTGCGACAGCTCCCCGCCCTCGATTCCTGGGTCGTCCGGGCCGCCGTCTTCGTCCTCGTGCTCGCGCTCTTCGCGCCGGCCGTGGGTAGCGCGGCCACCTACGACCCCGCAGACCAGCCATCACTCCAGCGCGGGACCGTGACGAGTCCCGCCAGCGACACGACCGTCGTGAGCGTGCAGGGCTTCACGTTCCGCGGTTCGACGAACAACAAGAAGCCCGCCCGCCTCGTCGCCGCCGGTGAGCGCGGTATCACCGAGTGGGTCCACAACAGCAGTAAGGGCAAGAACGCGTGGTTCTTCGACACCGACCCGCTCCCGAACGGGAACATGCTCGTGGTCTCCCCGCGCTCGGGGAAGACCGTCATCTACGAGTTGAACCCCGACACCGGCGAGCGCGTCTGGGAGCGGACCTTCCCCTTCGAGGACACCCACGACGCGGACATGCTGAGCGAGGACGAACTCGTCATCTCGCACATGCGCGCGTGGGACGCCGACAACGAGACCAGCGAGGACGAGATCGTCGTCTACAACCTGACCACCGACGAGGTGACCTGGCGCTGGAAGTACAGGGACCACTTCCCGGCGGACACCGACGGGGGGATGAACACCGACTGGTCCCACAGCAACGACGTCGACGCCATCGGCGACGACCGGCTCCTGCTCTCGCCGCGGAACTTCGACCAGGCGGTCATCGTGGACATGGAGACGAAGAACATCACGAACCGCCTCGGCAGCGACGGGGACCACTCGGTCCTGAACGAGCAGCACAACCCGGACTACATGGTCAGCGACAACGGCACGCCGACGCTGCTGGTCGCGGACTCCGGGAACAACCGCATCGTCGAGTACGCCTACGAGAACGGCGAGTGGGTCCGCACCTGGACGGTCGGCCAGAACACGCTGAACTGGCCGCGCGACGCCGACCGCCTCCCGAACGGGAACACCCTCGTCACCGACACGCTCAACCACCGCGTGCTGGAAATCACACCGACCGGCGAGGTCGTCTGGGAGTACTACGCGACGTGGGGGCCCTACGACGCCGAGCGCCTCGGGACGGGCGACGAGTCCGTACAGGAGGGGCCGACCATCCGCGACATGGGCGCGAGTGGGACCTACGACATCACCGGGAGCGCGAACCTCACCGCCGGCGGCGGCGACAGCGTCCCGTTCCGCGCCTCGGTGCAGGCGACCTTCGCGGGCACCCCGCTCTCGGGCTACGCGACCGAGTTCGCGACGATGTGGGGCCACTACGCGCCGTGGATCAGCCCGGTCTGGATGACCGGGTGGGACATGTTCTACGCCATCCTCGGTGGCCTCATGCTCGTGGGGTGGTTCGGCACCGAGGCGACGGTCCTCTCGTATCGGGCCGTCGACCGGTATCGGTCGTCCATCTGA
- a CDS encoding MFS transporter encodes MTDDSRFYALYLTRFATGFGFVTLATLLPFYINIFDPSGLVVGLFISGFTIAQTVAVVPLAWAGDRYDKRDVLLFSLAVSVLAYAGFAAISVFDGASLEFILVRGLQGIAVTGSGLMSLSMVGELAAHDERANYIGKANAWRFAAAILGGLSAGYLYEQVGFTPIYMLIVALVSVATLGVWLMLAPDDTRIEGFPFSDLALNDRILTLTSFRAQYAVAVTLVRTWVPIYAGVAAAEGGLGYTEAGLAVAVVLTSEKLTNMLLQPYTGILSDRFGRSLFVLFGGTMYAAVAVLVPFSPAVGAALGLPATYPVLGELSAAFPVLVGLNMLLGVADSFREPASMALFADEGTDGAGVASSFGVRELVWRPGSVGAPMLGGFLMTQVGMQWVFYVGGASALTGVLAFFGSLWYTQGAGAITEW; translated from the coding sequence GTGACAGACGACTCGCGATTCTACGCGCTCTACCTCACCCGCTTTGCGACCGGGTTCGGGTTCGTCACCCTGGCGACGTTGCTCCCCTTCTACATCAACATCTTCGACCCTTCCGGCCTCGTGGTCGGCCTGTTCATCTCGGGTTTCACCATCGCCCAGACCGTCGCGGTCGTCCCGCTGGCGTGGGCCGGCGACCGCTACGACAAGCGCGACGTGTTGCTGTTCAGTCTGGCGGTGAGCGTCCTCGCGTACGCCGGGTTCGCCGCCATCTCGGTGTTCGACGGCGCGAGCCTGGAGTTCATCCTCGTCCGTGGGCTCCAGGGCATCGCCGTCACCGGCTCCGGCCTGATGTCGCTCTCGATGGTCGGCGAACTCGCGGCCCACGACGAGCGCGCGAACTACATCGGGAAGGCCAACGCCTGGCGCTTCGCCGCGGCCATCCTCGGCGGGCTCTCGGCGGGCTACCTCTACGAACAGGTCGGGTTCACGCCCATCTACATGCTCATCGTGGCGCTGGTGTCGGTGGCGACCCTCGGCGTCTGGCTCATGCTCGCGCCGGACGACACCCGCATCGAGGGCTTTCCGTTCTCGGACCTCGCACTCAACGACCGCATCCTCACCCTGACGAGCTTCCGGGCGCAGTACGCGGTCGCGGTCACCCTCGTCCGGACGTGGGTCCCCATCTACGCCGGGGTCGCCGCGGCCGAGGGTGGCCTGGGCTACACCGAGGCCGGGCTCGCGGTCGCGGTCGTCCTGACCTCGGAGAAGTTGACGAACATGCTGTTGCAGCCCTACACCGGCATCCTCTCGGACCGGTTCGGCCGGTCGCTGTTCGTCCTGTTCGGCGGCACGATGTACGCGGCCGTCGCGGTGCTCGTCCCGTTCTCGCCCGCGGTCGGGGCGGCGCTCGGCCTCCCGGCGACCTATCCCGTCCTGGGTGAGCTCTCGGCGGCCTTCCCGGTCCTCGTCGGCCTGAACATGCTCCTCGGGGTCGCGGACTCCTTCCGCGAGCCCGCGAGCATGGCGCTGTTCGCCGACGAGGGGACCGACGGGGCCGGCGTCGCGTCCAGTTTCGGCGTCCGCGAACTGGTCTGGCGCCCGGGGAGCGTCGGCGCCCCGATGCTCGGCGGGTTCCTCATGACCCAGGTCGGCATGCAGTGGGTGTTCTACGTCGGCGGCGCGTCGGCGCTCACGGGCGTCCTCGCGTTCTTCGGGTCGCTCTGGTACACGCAGGGGGCCGGCGCCATCACGGAGTGGTGA
- a CDS encoding DJ-1/PfpI family protein yields the protein MRVAILLYDGFDELDAIGPYEVFQTAGDLGGEMEASLRTVDPVSTVTASHGLTVAPDGEFDDYDADLVLVPGGGWNSGADEPGARREFEAGKIPDLLESIHDETTVASVCTGAMLLAAAGLLNNRPATTHHSAKEDLAVFANVRDDRIVDEGDVLTAGGVTAGLDLAFYLVRTRCEAGIGEAVADEMEYQPRV from the coding sequence ATGCGAGTCGCTATCTTGCTGTACGATGGCTTCGACGAACTCGACGCGATCGGGCCCTACGAGGTGTTCCAGACGGCCGGCGACCTCGGCGGGGAGATGGAAGCCTCCCTGCGGACGGTCGACCCGGTGTCGACGGTCACCGCCAGTCACGGCCTCACGGTCGCGCCGGACGGGGAGTTCGATGACTACGACGCCGACCTCGTGCTGGTCCCCGGCGGCGGCTGGAACTCGGGGGCGGACGAACCGGGCGCGCGCCGCGAGTTCGAGGCCGGGAAGATCCCCGACCTGCTCGAATCTATCCACGACGAGACGACCGTCGCCAGCGTCTGCACCGGCGCGATGTTGCTCGCCGCGGCGGGCCTGCTCAACAACCGCCCGGCGACGACCCACCACAGCGCGAAGGAGGACCTCGCGGTGTTCGCGAACGTCCGGGACGACCGCATCGTCGACGAGGGCGACGTGCTGACCGCGGGCGGCGTGACCGCGGGGCTGGACCTCGCGTTCTACCTGGTCAGGACCCGCTGTGAGGCGGGTATCGGCGAGGCGGTCGCCGACGAGATGGAGTACCAGCCACGGGTGTAG
- a CDS encoding MBL fold metallo-hydrolase — protein sequence MTTRLADGVWQFACRGVNVYLLEDGDDLVLVDAGTPWDAGRIRAGVLDTGHDLRDVDRVVVTHYDLDHVGALGKLAPDLDAYLVAGEHTASVLRGDRRPDAPGTKGFLTKHLVSRLVTLPDLPVEAVPDGEQTGSFAAFATPGHTPGHTCFVSPDLGVGLLGDLARGTEDGTLERVPRFVDADREQAGESIASFAERTPAFEVACMGHGEPLRDQGDEQVRRLAARL from the coding sequence ATGACCACGCGACTCGCCGACGGCGTCTGGCAGTTCGCCTGCCGGGGCGTCAACGTCTACCTCCTCGAAGACGGCGACGACCTCGTGCTCGTCGACGCCGGGACGCCCTGGGACGCCGGGCGCATCCGGGCCGGCGTGCTCGACACGGGCCACGACCTCCGGGACGTCGACCGCGTCGTCGTCACGCACTACGACCTCGACCACGTGGGTGCACTCGGGAAACTGGCCCCAGACCTCGACGCGTACCTCGTCGCGGGCGAGCACACCGCCAGCGTGCTCCGCGGCGACCGCCGGCCGGACGCGCCCGGCACGAAGGGGTTCCTGACGAAGCACCTCGTCAGCCGCCTCGTCACGCTCCCGGACCTCCCCGTCGAGGCGGTCCCTGACGGCGAGCAGACCGGGAGCTTCGCCGCGTTCGCGACGCCCGGACACACGCCGGGGCACACCTGTTTCGTCAGTCCGGACCTCGGGGTCGGCCTGCTCGGTGACCTCGCTCGCGGGACCGAGGACGGCACCCTCGAACGGGTGCCCCGGTTCGTCGACGCCGACCGGGAGCAGGCGGGCGAGAGCATCGCGTCCTTCGCGGAGCGCACGCCCGCCTTCGAGGTCGCCTGCATGGGCCACGGTGAGCCGCTCCGGGACCAGGGCGACGAGCAGGTGCGCCGGCTCGCGGCCCGGCTCTGA
- a CDS encoding long-chain-fatty-acid--CoA ligase, producing the protein MRKPLLVTDFLDRARRLYGEKEAVVATDGERFTYGELGERVDALSAALEARGVEQGDRVAVLDPNTHYQLETAYATMQLGGVHTPLNYRLTPDDFAYILEDAGVKAVVADYEYAEKVEAVRDEVPTEIFICNDADAVDGDWEDFEAVLDESDGEYDRPEMDEDDVVTINYTSGTTGDPKGVMRTHRNETLHAYLITIHQDIADDDIYLWTLPMFHVNGWGHIYAITGMGATHVCARGVDPAYVFDAIQTEDVSYFCGAPTVLNILSNYYEEHEPVVTGENDVRVATAGAAPPEATLRLVEDEFGWYLKHVYGATETGPLITTSDFRRFFDDEDDARFAVKKRQGLGFLGTEIRVVDEDGEEVPRDDATVGEVVVRGNQVMEGYWNKPEATEEAFSERLEGFYHMGDLATVDEDGMIAIRDRKKDIIISGGENISSIELEDTLFDHPAVAAVAVIPSPSEQWGETPKAFIVPENGDPENPGVDPEELTAFTREHLASYKVVRRFKFVEELPTTATGKIQKYELRQQEWDDEEDMVGQG; encoded by the coding sequence ATGCGAAAACCACTACTGGTCACGGACTTCCTCGACCGCGCACGGCGACTGTACGGCGAGAAGGAGGCCGTCGTCGCGACCGACGGCGAGCGCTTCACCTACGGCGAACTGGGCGAGCGCGTCGACGCGCTCTCGGCCGCCCTGGAAGCCCGGGGCGTCGAGCAGGGCGACCGCGTCGCCGTCCTCGACCCGAACACGCACTACCAGCTCGAGACCGCCTACGCGACGATGCAGCTCGGCGGCGTTCACACCCCGCTGAACTACCGGCTCACACCGGACGACTTCGCGTACATCCTCGAGGACGCCGGCGTCAAAGCCGTCGTCGCCGACTACGAGTACGCCGAGAAGGTCGAGGCGGTGCGGGACGAGGTGCCGACCGAGATATTCATCTGCAACGACGCGGACGCTGTGGACGGAGATTGGGAGGACTTCGAGGCCGTCCTCGACGAGTCCGACGGCGAGTACGACCGCCCCGAGATGGACGAGGACGACGTGGTCACCATCAACTACACCTCCGGGACCACCGGTGACCCGAAGGGCGTGATGCGGACCCACCGCAACGAGACCCTGCACGCCTACCTCATCACCATCCACCAGGACATCGCGGACGACGACATCTACCTCTGGACGCTCCCGATGTTCCACGTCAACGGCTGGGGTCACATCTACGCCATCACCGGCATGGGCGCGACACACGTCTGCGCCCGCGGGGTCGACCCCGCGTACGTCTTCGACGCCATCCAGACCGAGGACGTCTCGTACTTCTGTGGCGCCCCGACCGTGCTCAACATCCTCTCGAACTACTACGAGGAACACGAGCCCGTCGTCACCGGCGAGAACGACGTGCGCGTCGCCACCGCCGGTGCGGCCCCGCCGGAGGCCACCCTCCGACTCGTCGAGGACGAGTTCGGCTGGTACCTCAAGCACGTCTACGGCGCGACCGAGACCGGCCCCCTCATCACGACCTCGGACTTCCGGCGGTTCTTCGACGACGAGGACGACGCCCGGTTCGCGGTCAAGAAGCGCCAGGGGCTGGGCTTCCTCGGCACCGAGATCCGCGTCGTCGACGAGGACGGCGAGGAGGTGCCCCGCGACGACGCGACCGTCGGCGAGGTCGTCGTCCGCGGGAACCAGGTCATGGAGGGCTACTGGAACAAGCCCGAGGCCACGGAGGAGGCGTTCTCCGAGCGACTGGAGGGCTTCTACCACATGGGCGACCTCGCGACCGTCGACGAGGACGGGATGATCGCCATCCGCGACCGCAAGAAGGACATCATCATCTCCGGCGGCGAGAACATCTCCAGCATCGAACTGGAGGACACGCTGTTCGACCACCCTGCCGTCGCCGCGGTCGCCGTCATCCCCTCGCCCAGCGAGCAGTGGGGCGAGACGCCGAAGGCGTTCATCGTGCCCGAGAACGGCGACCCCGAGAACCCCGGCGTCGACCCCGAGGAGCTCACCGCGTTCACCCGCGAACACCTCGCGAGCTACAAGGTCGTCCGCCGGTTCAAATTCGTCGAGGAGCTCCCGACCACGGCGACCGGGAAGATCCAGAAGTACGAACTCCGCCAGCAGGAGTGGGACGACGAGGAGGACATGGTCGGGCAGGGGTGA